The window ATTGTACCAGCCGCATAAGGCCCAAGTGTTGTAATACCTGTTGCCGTAACTGGAGAGGATGTAGTACCATCATATATTACTGGACTTCCTCCACTTCCTAAATCTGTTACATTTACATCTACCAAAAATGTCCCTGCTACACAATCTTGTGAATTCAACATTACTGTTCCTGCTGGTGGTAAACAAGGTGGCGGACATGTATCTGTCACGGCTCCTAAATCGACATTACAAAAAGCATCACTACCGTGTTGTAAAGTGAAATTTACTGGTGTTCCTGTTGGGTAAGGCCCAAAATTATAAACACCCGTTGCAGTAACTGCTGTAGTAGTTGTACCATCAAAAATAGATGGTGTTCCACTTCCTAAAGCTGTAATATTTACATCAGCCATAAATGTTCCTGCTCCACAATCTTGACTCACAAAATTTGCTGTTCCTGCTGGAGGAACACAAGCTTCTACTATACTCACATTAATATTATGGAATGCAAAATCAGTATTATCTGAAAAATCTGGTTGAATAATCTTAAAAGCACTAATATCTGCAGCATTAGCTGGATTCGTTATATTAATTGCACCAGAACCTACTACATATTGTTGATTTATTGAAATCTCGGTATCATCTTGATTTAAAATGGATATAAATCCGGTCTCTACCGTATCATAATCAATTCCATTTAAATTAAAGTTTGTAGGAATCCCATTCCTAGTAAGTGTAAGAGTAAATGTATTTGCATTAGCCCCGCCACTACCATAATAAAAAGCCCAATCTCCAGTACTTAATTCAAATAAAGTCTCAGCTCCTGAACCAGGAACATCAATTAACAATACATACGTATCAGACCCTACCATTAGTGTTTCTGTAATACTAACGCCATCATCCTGTGCCGTATCAATTGTGAAATTTATATTCTGAGCAATAGCAGAATAACTAAATAGCAATAAGACACAAAAAACACGGATGCTTTTGAGTATTGCTTTTTTTAAATTGTAGTTCTTTTTCATAATAAATATATTTATGTTAATACCATAAGGATACCGTCAAAAAACAATTTGGCGGTATCCTTTTATTTAGTTTGTTTATCTTTTTAGTTTCTACTTGGAAAGACACCTTGTAATGCTATAATATAACTTAAGGCTGTAAAAGGCTGCATGTTATTATGCGGTAGATTACCACCAGACTGTCCAATAACTGTAGCATCTGCAGCCATTTGTGCATTTGCTCCTGTTGCAAAAACCCCACCTTCTGCATTGTAAGCATTTGCTGGGTTTGTTACTGTAGCTCCACCCCTAGGAATTGGACTCACAGCGTTAGTAACAGCAGTATGATTATGTGTAGGCATTTGGTTAGCATTAAGAATTACAGCTGCTTCCCCTCCTTTTTGCCCTAGCTTTATGGTTGGCTGTCCAGGACCTGACCCTGGGTGTACAGGAACTCTACCTCTTAAGTCGGGTAAAGCAAAAGTTGTTCTACCATCACCTCCATAAGTAGTTCCTAATAAAGAAAATAAAGCGTTGTACTGCGAAATAGGTAATAACTGCCCGTCGCAATATGCCCATCCTCGTGGTGCAAAAGTCCCTCCGAACAAAATAATTTGTGCAATAAATGGATCCATAATATATTTATTTAATTGGTTAATAACAAGTCAAAAGTACTGATTTTTAGATAGTTAGACGTAAGCGATTTTACTTGATATAAGAACCGAGTAGAAATACCTGATTTTTTATTTTTATATGTTTTAATAAAAATATCTTGTAGCTTTAAAGTCTATTAATTAATAAATCTTAAATCATGAGTATAAAAACGAAATCCATACCCGTTTTAGAAGCACAGATCTATGTGAAAAAATGGCAATCCGAAAACAGTGCTACGAACAAGAAAGGTGGTCTAAAACATGCCAAAGCCTTTTTAATACCAGCTGGTGATCTTATTGATTGCCTAATAGAAATGGAGATATTAAAAGACCTCTCTTGTATTAACACGAGTCTTGTAGACTCTGCAGGTATTAGAGCCTATATGGGAATTGACAGACCAGCTTCAGACGACATGCAAAGTGCCGAAACCGAAAAACTAGTACTTGTAGCAACAACTAAAGAAGTAGATGGCACTAATAAAATAATACATAGAGATATTATAGAAGGATATGACATTAAAAATCCGCCACCTCATAAATTAATTGGTACCGGTATTTTTGATTTTACAGATCCTTGCCCAACCACTTGTGATCCAAACAGCCCATTATATAATCCTTAAAAAGTGAAATGAAGGAATTTGATGAAGCAATTCAACAACTTGGTAAAATATTACTTTTTATAAATGCAACATTATATACTTATAGTTATTTAAAAGGCTACAAAAACAAAGCTATTAAATATTTTGCTATCTATTTAACACTTACTTTTTGTGTTTTAATAGGTAGTAATTTAATTGTGCAATTTCAGCGAAAATTTAATTTTGAATTAAATAATTTATACTTATCCCATTTCTATTTTATTTTTCAATTTATTTTTCTGTCGTTATTTTACAGTCAATTATTTAATAAAAAACAGAAAAAATATTTAAATTCTATAAGTATTTTAGTGTTTTTAGTATTAATAATTCAATACACTTTAAACACTGCTTTATTTTCTCAATTTAATTTATTAGAAATATTAATCACATCATTTCCTTTGGTAATATATTCCATTTTTCACTTATATAACTCGTTAAGCAAACCTGGTAAATACATGTATATAAATGCAGGAGTATTAATTTACTTATCTATAAGTACACTTATATTTTTCCTTGGTAATTATGTTCCAAAAATCAATGATACATTAGCATTTAATGTATGGTTTTTAAATAGAGTATTTTATGTAGGCTATTTAATACTAATTTTAATAGAATGGAAAAAGAGCTTATGGAAAACGAAAAATTAATTATTCAAGCATTGGTTTACGGAATCATCTTTTTGGTTTTAATAACTACTGGATTAATTCTGTTTTTTCATTATTCCAGACAAAAAATAGTGCAAAAAGAGCTTGAAAAAGCTGCATTAAAACTTGAAAGTCAACAAAAAATATTACAAACCTCTATTGCTATTCAAGAAATAGAACGCAAACGTATTGCACAAGATTTACATGATGCCATTAGTTCTAAACTCAACATTATTAGCTTGTCTACCAACGTGCTTTTAACAGATAAATCTATTAATGATAAACAGAAAGCTTCATTAAACCAAATCCTTGAAATAACCGCTACTACCCTAGAGAGTTCAAGAAAGATTGCGCATGATTTAATGCCTCCAATTTTAGATGAGTTCGGACTTAAGGTTGCTTTAGAAGAATTATTCGATGATTTTTCGGCAAATACAACATTAGAAATAGAGCATAATATTGAAAATTTAAGTAAATTATCTAGAAATAATCAATTGCATGTATTTCGAATTATTCAAGAACTAATGAATAATTCTATTAGACATGGAAAAGCAAATGAATTAGCGATATATATGGAACAAAACCCAACAGGGTTTAAAATGCGCTATCAAGATAACGGTGTTGGTTTTAATGTGAAAGAAATTAGTAAAAAAAGTGGCATTGGTTTACAAAACATAAATAGCCGTGTTAAAATTTTAAACGGGTTTCTTAAAATGGAAAGCACCAAAAATAATGGTAGCCTTTTTATAATACAATGTACATATCATGGATAAAATAAATATAGCATTAGCAGATGATGAACTTTTATTCTTACAAGGATTAAAAGCAATTTTAGGTAATGAAGAAAATATCAATATTCTTTTTACTGCTCAAGATGGAGAGGATTTAGTACAACAATTACGCGAAGCAAAAACCCTACCTGAAATTGTAGTAACAGATCTTAAAATGCCTAATTTAAATGGCGTGGAAGTCACTAAAATTATTCACAAAGAATTTCCAGACATAAAAGTAATTGCACTTACTAGTTACTTTAGCAAACCTTTTATATTAAACATGATTTCTATTGGAGCTGTTGCTTATTTAGCAAAAAACAGCACACCAGCATTAATGATTAAAACCATTGAAGAGGTTTATGATAAAGGTTTTTATTACGACGGAAAAGTGATGCAATACGTTCATGAAAGTATTACAAATCCGAAAGACAAAAACACAAAATCTACATTTGACACTAATTACTTTACAAAACGAGAAATAGAAGTTCTAGAACTTATTTGCAAACAATACACCACCAATGATATTGGCGAAACACTATTTATTAGTCCGAGAACTGTAGAAGGTCATCGTAATAATTTATTGCTTAAAACCGAAGCAAAAAATGTTGCTGGACTGGTTATTTATGCATTAAAAAACAAGCTTGTTTCCCTAGATAACAATAGCTTTTAAAATAAAAAGCTCCTACAAGAGGAGCTTTTTATTAATATTTTCAAGTCTTAATCTCTAGACATAAAAATCTGTAATACATACCAAAACAATAGCATTAAAGATGCAAATAAACCAAGCGAAGCTGGAATATATTGATCTACTGTATATTTATTGATAAGGTTAGAAGTTTGGTATAAAATAGAACCTCCTGCTAGTAAACACATTCCTACAGAAAACCATAATCCTAGGTTAAACCCAAAAAGTGTTCCTGCTATAATTAAACCTATAGCTATAAAAAAGCCAATTGTTAAGCCCGTTTTTAAAAACGAAAAATCTTTTTTAGTTACAAAAACGACAGCGGTTAAACCACTAAATAAGGATAAGGTTACTATTGCTGCTTGTTGTAATATTTCTGGACCAGAATCCATATAAAAAGCTGCCATATAAATCATTGGCACAAAGATAAATGCTTCGGCTAAAATATATAATGCATATGCTAAATATTGCTTGTTTTTATCTGGCGTCTTTAAAGCCATTTTTTCCGCATAATTAGTAATAAACATAAAACCTCCTAGCATGATTAGCCATTTAAAACCATCGGTCATGGATAGTGCAAAATTTACAATAGTCTCGCTTTGCAATAATAAATATTCAAAAAGAATAAATACTAAAACGCCACCAGCAACATGTGCATACGTTTGTTTATAAAAAGCAACTCGGTCTACTTGTTCTAATGCTGCTACAAGTACTTTAGGTTGTTCCTCTTGAAAAGGATTTATATTTTGATTTTCCATATTTTTTTTTTGTTAGGTTTGGTTTTGAAAAGTAATAAAAAAAGAGACATTATTATCAACTAATGTCTCTTTTTCGTACTTCTTATATTTTTTAATCTCTTCTTCCCAGTATTTGAACTGCCCAATATAACAAAGAAGCTAATGCACCAATTGCTGCAACTAAATAGGTTCTTGCTGCCCATTTAAGTGCATCTTCAGATCCTGCATATTCTTCTTGCGTCAACATGTTTTTATTTTTCAACCAAGCTAATGCTCTGTTACTTGCATCATATTCTACTGGTAACGTAATAAAACTAAATAAGGTTGCTGCTCCCATCATTATTAATCCTGCAATTGCCACATAGGTTCCCATTACTCCCATTGCTTGGCTTGCCATTAAAGCAAGACCACCAAAGATAACATAGGTAGACATTTTGGAAGTTATTTGCACCACCGGAACTAATTTAGAACGCATTGTTAAATATCTATATGCAGTTGCGTGTTGCACAGCATGACCAACTTCATGTGCTGCTACAGCGGCTGCAGCGGCATTGGCATGACCATAAACAACTTCGCTTAAATTAACGGTTTTATTTGCTGGATTGTAGTGATCTGTTAATTGTCCGTTAACAGAAATGACTTCTACATCTGTAATACCATGATCAGCTAACATTTTTTTAGCAATCTCCGCTCCAGTCATACCATTACGAAGATGTACTTTTGAATAGAATGCGAATTTCTTTTTTAGTTTTCCACTTACTAAACTACTTATAAGGCCAATTACACCAATTAAAATGTAATAACCCATATTCCCTAACATCATATTATTCGTTTTAAGTTAATAGTTTAAATATAGCAAAAAGTAAGCCAATTTAATTGTGATCCATTTTGTCAGATTGAGGAAGTTCTTTTTAAAGAAACTACTCTTCAAAATGTACCACTTCTATAACTCGATTCTCCTTAAAAATAATAACAAGTTTTTCTTCTTTTGCTTCAAAAAAACTTGGTGGTTTTCCTAAAGTATATACCAAATGATCGCTTCCTGTAAGCGAGGAAGGGGATGCTGGGCCCAATAACAGAATAACCTCTTCTTTGGTTTTCGCTATCAGCATTTTACTTTTAATAATATCTTCTGCCAACTTATATCGTGTAGTACGTTCGCTTTGCCATTGCTGTTGGTTAAAACGTTCTTCAAAAAGCCATGTTAATGTGGTGCTAAGTACAAAAGCTACAAAGAAAAACAGTCCAATTTTATCATTCCTCTTTAGTTTTAACCACATATATGTATTCTGAAAAATTTAGTTTAATGTCAATTTATTGCTTGATAAGTATTGCCTTTTGTGTTACTGCTACTGGGTAACTAATAACTTCTGGAATCTCTTCACGCACGCCTCCACTTTTTTCTTCCAGATTTTTACCAGAAAATACAATCTCAAAAATCATTTTATCGGCATAAAATCGCTCGGTAGTAATTAATAAGTTTTTCTGAACTTCATAAATACTATACAAGGTATTGTCTATATATTTTGCAGATAATAATATGCCGTTATTTTCATCCACAGCAAATGCACCTTTTTCTTTATTTATTGCTTTTAACGTATAATTACGATCATTTCTTTTTCCTTCAGCAATATATACAATTTTATAGGTATAGGTGTCTACAGAATCTGTTGCCATTAAATGGAATTCCATACCAATAGTTTGCTTACCTCTAGCATTGGTGATTTCTAAATCGCCTTTATAGATACCGAAATAATCTTCTGGAAAAACTTTGTCTTGCGCTTTCGCGGAAAAACAAAAAAGTAAAACGATGAGAAATGGAAGTCCTTTCATAATTATTATTTTACTCTAAAATATAAAAAAATGGATTCTCTCTTTCGAAAGAATCCATTAAATATAAAATACTACAGATTTATTAACCTACAATATTTACAATTTTACCAGGAACTACAATTACTTTTTTAGGTGTTCTTCCTTCTAATTGCGCGATGGTTTTTTCGTTAGACATTACTGCTTTTTCAATTTCGTCTTTACTCAAATCCATTGGTAATTCGATAGTAAAACGCATTTTACCATTAAACGAAATCGGATAATTCTTGCTGCTTTCTACTAAATGACTTGCATCAAATTTAGGAAAAGCTACTGTAGCTATCGATCCTTCATTACCTAACTGACTATATAATTCTTCAGCGATATGCGGTGCATAAGGAGATATTAAAATCAATAAAGGTTCTAGCACTTCTTTGCTTGTACATTTTTGTGCAGTAAGCTCATTAACAGCAATCATAAAGGTAGAAACCGAAGTATTAAAAGAGAAATTCTCGATATCTTCTGCTACTTTCTTTATGGTTTTATGTAATGTTTTTAAGTTGTCTTTTGTTGCTGCGACATCCGTAACGTTTAATCCGTTTTCTCCAACATACAATTTCCATAGTTTTTTAAGGAAACCGTGTACTCCTGTAATTCCAGATGTATTCCAAGGTTTTGCTTGTTCTAACGGACCTAAAAACATTTCGTATAAACGAAGACTATCTGCACCATACTGCTCACAAATCGCATCTGGACTAACGACGTTGTATTTGGATTTCGACATTTTTTCGACTTCACGACCTACTTTATAAACACCATTTTCTAAAAGGAATTCTGCGTCTTTATAATCTGCGCCAAACTCCGCATCATTTTTTAATCTTTCAATATCTAATTCATCGGATGCATTCACGTATTGTACTTTTACGTGAATTGGTGCTACTTTCTTATCTTTAATCAAACCTTGAGAAAGGTATGTATTCGTTCCATCTTCACGATAAATAAAAGCACTAGTCCCCAAAATCATCCCTTGGTTAATCAACTTTTTAAAAGGCTCATCCACGCCAACAAATGCTCTGTCTTTTAAAAACTTCGTCCAAAAACGAGAGTATAATAAATGTCCGGTTGCGTGCTCGCTTCCACCAATATATAAATCTACATTTTCCCAATAGTTAAGTGCGTCTTCGCTAGCAAAGTCTTCTCCTCTTTTGGCTTTTTCTTCCATATAACTAAAGAAATACCAAGAGCTTCCTGCCCAACCTGGCATGGTGTTTAGTTCTAAAGGAAATACTGTTTTATGATCAATTAACTGATTACTGACCACTGCACACTGTTTTACGTCCCAAGCCCAAACATCTGCGCGACCTAAAGGTGGCTCGCCAGTTTCGGTTGGTAAATATTTTTCTACTTCTGGTAATGTGATTGGCAAATGCGCTTTATCAATCATTTGCGGCATTCCATTTACATAGTATACTGGAAATGGTTCTCCCCAATAACGTTGTCTAGAAAATACAGCATCACGTAATCTGTAGTTTGTTTTTCCTTCTCCTTGACCCAATTGCTCTAAATCGTAAATAGCACGTTTAGACGCTTTTTTATAGTTCATTCCGTTAAGGAAATCACTATTTACAATCTTCACATTGTCTTTAGCAGCATACGCTTCTTCAGAAATATCTACGCCTTCAAAAATATTAGGAATCGCAATATTAAAATGTTTTGCAAAGTCGTAATCCCTTTGATCACCACAAGGTACAGACATTACTGCCCCTGTTCCGTAACCCGCTAAAACATAATCTCCAATCCAAATTGGAATTGGTTCTTTACTAAAAGGATGTTCTGCATAGGCTCCTGTAAATGCACCAGAAATGGTTTTTACATCTGCCATTCTATCGCGTTCGCTACGTTTTGCAGTTGCTAGAATATACGCATCTACTTCTGCTTTTTGCTCTGGAGTTGTAATTTGA is drawn from Lacinutrix sp. WUR7 and contains these coding sequences:
- a CDS encoding phage tail protein, whose product is MDPFIAQIILFGGTFAPRGWAYCDGQLLPISQYNALFSLLGTTYGGDGRTTFALPDLRGRVPVHPGSGPGQPTIKLGQKGGEAAVILNANQMPTHNHTAVTNAVSPIPRGGATVTNPANAYNAEGGVFATGANAQMAADATVIGQSGGNLPHNNMQPFTALSYIIALQGVFPSRN
- a CDS encoding Bax inhibitor-1 family protein, translated to MENQNINPFQEEQPKVLVAALEQVDRVAFYKQTYAHVAGGVLVFILFEYLLLQSETIVNFALSMTDGFKWLIMLGGFMFITNYAEKMALKTPDKNKQYLAYALYILAEAFIFVPMIYMAAFYMDSGPEILQQAAIVTLSLFSGLTAVVFVTKKDFSFLKTGLTIGFFIAIGLIIAGTLFGFNLGLWFSVGMCLLAGGSILYQTSNLINKYTVDQYIPASLGLFASLMLLFWYVLQIFMSRD
- a CDS encoding sensor histidine kinase, translated to MENEKLIIQALVYGIIFLVLITTGLILFFHYSRQKIVQKELEKAALKLESQQKILQTSIAIQEIERKRIAQDLHDAISSKLNIISLSTNVLLTDKSINDKQKASLNQILEITATTLESSRKIAHDLMPPILDEFGLKVALEELFDDFSANTTLEIEHNIENLSKLSRNNQLHVFRIIQELMNNSIRHGKANELAIYMEQNPTGFKMRYQDNGVGFNVKEISKKSGIGLQNINSRVKILNGFLKMESTKNNGSLFIIQCTYHG
- the leuS gene encoding leucine--tRNA ligase, translating into MQYHFNTIEAKWQKYWAENQTFKASNTSEKPKYYVLDMFPYPSGAGLHVGHPLGYIASDIYARYKRHKGFNVLHPQGYDSFGLPAEQYAIQTGQHPAVTTETNIKTYRRQLDQIGFSFDWSREVRTSSPEYYKWTQWIFIQLFESWYNNESNKAEEISSLIAVFASEGNANVNAVCDDNIEVFTAEAWNNFSQKEQEEILLKYRLTYLAETEVNWCPALGTVLANDEIVNGVSERGGHPVLRKKMTQWSMRISAYAERLLQGLDTIDWTDSLKESQRNWIGKSVGASVTFNVNNHEEVIEVFTTRPDTIFGVSFMTLAPEHELVSQITTPEQKAEVDAYILATAKRSERDRMADVKTISGAFTGAYAEHPFSKEPIPIWIGDYVLAGYGTGAVMSVPCGDQRDYDFAKHFNIAIPNIFEGVDISEEAYAAKDNVKIVNSDFLNGMNYKKASKRAIYDLEQLGQGEGKTNYRLRDAVFSRQRYWGEPFPVYYVNGMPQMIDKAHLPITLPEVEKYLPTETGEPPLGRADVWAWDVKQCAVVSNQLIDHKTVFPLELNTMPGWAGSSWYFFSYMEEKAKRGEDFASEDALNYWENVDLYIGGSEHATGHLLYSRFWTKFLKDRAFVGVDEPFKKLINQGMILGTSAFIYREDGTNTYLSQGLIKDKKVAPIHVKVQYVNASDELDIERLKNDAEFGADYKDAEFLLENGVYKVGREVEKMSKSKYNVVSPDAICEQYGADSLRLYEMFLGPLEQAKPWNTSGITGVHGFLKKLWKLYVGENGLNVTDVAATKDNLKTLHKTIKKVAEDIENFSFNTSVSTFMIAVNELTAQKCTSKEVLEPLLILISPYAPHIAEELYSQLGNEGSIATVAFPKFDASHLVESSKNYPISFNGKMRFTIELPMDLSKDEIEKAVMSNEKTIAQLEGRTPKKVIVVPGKIVNIVG
- a CDS encoding zinc metallopeptidase; translated protein: MMLGNMGYYILIGVIGLISSLVSGKLKKKFAFYSKVHLRNGMTGAEIAKKMLADHGITDVEVISVNGQLTDHYNPANKTVNLSEVVYGHANAAAAAVAAHEVGHAVQHATAYRYLTMRSKLVPVVQITSKMSTYVIFGGLALMASQAMGVMGTYVAIAGLIMMGAATLFSFITLPVEYDASNRALAWLKNKNMLTQEEYAGSEDALKWAARTYLVAAIGALASLLYWAVQILGRRD
- a CDS encoding response regulator produces the protein MDKINIALADDELLFLQGLKAILGNEENINILFTAQDGEDLVQQLREAKTLPEIVVTDLKMPNLNGVEVTKIIHKEFPDIKVIALTSYFSKPFILNMISIGAVAYLAKNSTPALMIKTIEEVYDKGFYYDGKVMQYVHESITNPKDKNTKSTFDTNYFTKREIEVLELICKQYTTNDIGETLFISPRTVEGHRNNLLLKTEAKNVAGLVIYALKNKLVSLDNNSF